In a single window of the uncultured Pseudodesulfovibrio sp. genome:
- a CDS encoding RsbRD N-terminal domain-containing protein codes for MTFESTLAERKAELSQKWAELVLRTYPKETQKVWTRQKDRFQNPVGAAIIEATGELFGHLIEWQDAEGMARSLDKLIRIRAVQDFTPSQAISFVFLLKKLLRDEFFRPMKKDGTLEELLRFEAKVDNLAMMSFDIYSKSREEVFRFRVEEVKRAQSSLLRKAGMVADVTADKSAD; via the coding sequence ATGACTTTTGAATCCACGTTGGCCGAGCGCAAGGCCGAACTGTCGCAGAAGTGGGCGGAGCTGGTCCTGAGGACCTATCCCAAGGAAACCCAGAAAGTCTGGACCCGACAGAAAGATCGTTTTCAGAACCCGGTTGGGGCGGCCATCATCGAGGCCACCGGGGAACTGTTCGGCCACTTGATCGAGTGGCAGGATGCCGAGGGCATGGCCAGAAGCCTCGACAAACTCATCCGTATACGGGCGGTGCAGGATTTCACGCCCTCCCAGGCCATAAGTTTTGTTTTTCTGCTGAAAAAACTTCTTCGCGACGAGTTTTTCCGGCCCATGAAAAAGGACGGCACCCTTGAGGAGCTGCTCCGGTTCGAGGCCAAGGTGGACAACCTGGCCATGATGTCCTTCGACATCTACAGCAAAAGTCGCGAAGAGGTCTTCCGGTTCCGCGTGGAGGAAGTGAAGCGCGCCCAGAGCAGTCTGCTCAGGAAAGCCGGAATGGTTGCGGACGTTACGGCCGATAAATCGGCCGATTAG
- the dsrM gene encoding sulfate reduction electron transfer complex DsrMKJOP subunit DsrM has product MNALYSLLFVFLLVLIPLFGVDAAHMRTFFGVCIPTTAFIIFIIGFVYKVVTWGRSAVPFRIPTTGGQFQSFDPELFKQNKLDCPQTGAQTFFRMVLEIFAFRSLFRNTQVSLHQGKDHPVVAYKSSKWLWLFAITFHYSFFIIALRHLRLFLEPIPFLPVGALEFVDGILQIGAPVMYLSDIGLVVGVLLLLGRRLVLPRINYISYVSDYFPLLLILSVALSGIYMRYYAKVDIMAIKELTMGLVTFHYVVPESISVAFFVHVFLVSTLMVYFPFSKLMHMPGVFLSPTRNLPNDSRAKHHVNPWNDPNIKAHAYADYEKEFGVPMAEAGLPLDNPENGVPKDEA; this is encoded by the coding sequence ATGAATGCTCTTTACTCACTTCTGTTCGTCTTTCTCCTGGTGTTGATCCCGTTGTTCGGGGTTGATGCGGCACACATGAGGACTTTCTTCGGTGTCTGCATCCCGACAACGGCGTTCATCATCTTCATTATCGGCTTTGTATACAAAGTCGTCACCTGGGGCCGGAGCGCCGTGCCGTTCCGCATCCCCACAACCGGCGGCCAGTTCCAGTCCTTCGACCCCGAATTGTTCAAGCAGAACAAGCTGGACTGTCCCCAGACCGGAGCCCAGACCTTCTTCCGCATGGTCCTGGAGATCTTCGCGTTCCGGTCCCTGTTCAGGAACACCCAGGTGTCCCTGCACCAAGGCAAGGACCATCCGGTCGTCGCCTACAAATCGAGCAAGTGGCTGTGGCTCTTCGCCATTACGTTCCACTACTCCTTTTTCATCATCGCCCTGCGGCACCTTCGCCTTTTCCTCGAACCGATCCCCTTCCTCCCGGTGGGCGCTCTCGAGTTCGTTGACGGCATCCTGCAGATCGGCGCTCCGGTCATGTACCTGAGCGATATCGGTCTGGTTGTCGGCGTGCTTCTGCTGCTTGGTCGCAGGCTGGTTCTCCCCAGGATCAACTACATCAGCTATGTCTCCGACTACTTCCCGCTGTTGCTGATCCTGTCCGTCGCCCTGTCGGGCATCTACATGCGCTACTACGCCAAGGTCGACATCATGGCGATCAAGGAGCTGACCATGGGTCTCGTGACGTTCCACTACGTGGTTCCCGAGTCCATCTCCGTCGCCTTCTTCGTCCACGTCTTCCTGGTCAGCACGCTCATGGTCTACTTCCCGTTCAGCAAACTCATGCACATGCCGGGCGTCTTCCTGTCCCCGACCCGCAACCTGCCGAACGACTCGCGCGCAAAGCACCATGTGAACCCCTGGAATGATCCCAACATCAAGGCCCACGCCTATGCCGACTACGAGAAGGAATTCGGCGTGCCCATGGCCGAGGCGGGTCTGCCCCTGGACAACCCCGAGAACGGGGTGCCCAAAGACGAGGCCTAG
- a CDS encoding (Fe-S)-binding protein, which yields MSDIPKADELFKSIDYNPPLTGWMETPVDFSPGHWCYPAKPEKIAYMDKKLPGLWGEPRQWVPSEVDWKLPSNWKETVVNGFRERLKKFRSLQLFMDICVRCGACADKCHYFIGSGDPKNMPVLRAELMRSVYRGEFTVAGKILSKFTGSRVMEEDVLKEWFIYFYQCTQCRRCSLFCPYGIDTAEMTMMARELMHLVGLNTNWIMEPVSNCNITGNHLGIQPHAFKDIVDFMVDDIEEVTGRRVKAPLNEKGHEILFITPSGDVFADPGIYTFMGYLLLFDYLDLDYTMSTYASEGGNFGSFTNNESMKKLNAKMYAEAERLGCKWILGGECGHMWRVIHQYMDTMNGDTQWSGMTTPKSPITGTVFNTAAATKMLHITEFTADLIKHNKLKLDPSRNDHLRVTFHDSCNPARGMGLLEEPRYVLKHVCNNFFEMPPATIREQTFCCAGGSGLNTDEIMEIRLRGGLPRGNALRYVQEQHGVNLMACICAIDRATLIPLADYWAPGVTISGTHELVANALVLEEGEVRTMDMRQEPLPGFEDEDDDWTPPNMEDA from the coding sequence ATGTCCGACATTCCCAAAGCAGACGAGCTCTTCAAGAGCATAGATTACAATCCGCCGCTTACCGGCTGGATGGAAACCCCGGTGGACTTCTCCCCGGGCCACTGGTGCTACCCCGCCAAGCCCGAGAAGATCGCGTACATGGACAAGAAGCTGCCCGGCCTGTGGGGCGAACCCCGCCAGTGGGTTCCGTCCGAAGTGGACTGGAAGCTGCCCTCCAACTGGAAGGAGACCGTGGTCAACGGCTTCCGCGAGCGGCTCAAGAAGTTCCGCTCCCTCCAGCTGTTCATGGACATCTGCGTGCGCTGCGGCGCCTGCGCCGACAAGTGTCACTACTTCATCGGCTCCGGCGATCCCAAGAACATGCCCGTTCTCCGCGCCGAGCTCATGCGCTCGGTCTACCGCGGCGAGTTCACCGTGGCCGGCAAGATCCTCTCCAAGTTCACCGGTTCCCGGGTCATGGAAGAGGATGTCCTGAAAGAGTGGTTCATCTACTTCTACCAGTGCACCCAGTGCCGCCGCTGTTCCCTGTTCTGTCCCTACGGCATCGACACCGCGGAAATGACCATGATGGCCAGAGAGCTGATGCACCTGGTCGGTCTGAACACCAACTGGATCATGGAGCCGGTTTCCAACTGTAACATCACCGGTAACCACCTCGGCATCCAGCCGCACGCCTTCAAGGACATCGTGGACTTCATGGTCGACGATATCGAAGAGGTCACCGGCCGCCGGGTCAAGGCCCCGCTGAACGAAAAGGGCCACGAGATCCTGTTCATCACCCCGTCCGGCGACGTGTTCGCCGATCCGGGCATCTATACCTTCATGGGTTACCTGCTCCTCTTCGACTACCTCGACCTGGACTACACCATGTCGACGTACGCCTCCGAGGGCGGCAACTTCGGCTCGTTCACCAACAACGAGTCCATGAAGAAGCTCAACGCCAAGATGTACGCCGAGGCCGAGCGCTTGGGCTGCAAATGGATCCTGGGCGGCGAGTGCGGCCACATGTGGCGCGTCATTCACCAGTACATGGACACCATGAACGGCGACACCCAGTGGTCCGGCATGACGACTCCGAAGTCGCCCATCACCGGCACCGTGTTCAACACCGCCGCGGCGACCAAGATGCTCCACATCACGGAGTTCACCGCCGACCTCATCAAGCACAACAAGCTGAAGCTGGATCCCAGCCGTAACGATCATCTGCGGGTCACCTTCCATGACTCCTGCAACCCGGCTCGCGGCATGGGCCTGCTGGAAGAACCGCGCTACGTGCTCAAACACGTGTGCAACAACTTCTTCGAAATGCCCCCCGCGACCATCCGCGAGCAGACCTTCTGCTGTGCGGGCGGCTCCGGTCTGAACACCGACGAGATCATGGAAATCCGCCTGCGCGGCGGCCTGCCTCGCGGCAACGCCCTGCGTTACGTGCAGGAGCAGCACGGCGTTAACCTGATGGCCTGCATCTGCGCCATCGACCGTGCGACCCTGATCCCGCTGGCCGATTACTGGGCACCCGGCGTGACCATCTCCGGCACCCATGAGCTGGTCGCCAACGCCCTGGTCCTCGAAGAGGGCGAAGTCCGGACCATGGATATGCGCCAGGAACCCCTCCCCGGTTTCGAGGACGAAGACGATGACTGGACGCCCCCGAACATGGAGGATGCATAA
- the dsrJ gene encoding sulfate reduction electron transfer complex DsrMKJOP subunit DsrJ codes for MYNGFAIVAGLVIFFAMLTAPFALGTMTKQYKEPELKLPQNEKECIESTEYMRTEHMQLLNEWRDWALRDGKRTYINHKGKEFTISLQNTCLKCHTSKADFCDKCHQDAGVSPYCWDCHIQPEGLK; via the coding sequence ATGTACAACGGATTTGCGATTGTCGCCGGGCTGGTCATCTTCTTCGCGATGCTGACTGCTCCCTTTGCGCTCGGCACCATGACCAAGCAGTACAAGGAGCCCGAGCTCAAGCTGCCCCAGAATGAGAAGGAGTGCATCGAATCCACCGAGTACATGCGCACCGAACACATGCAGCTTCTGAACGAGTGGCGAGATTGGGCCCTGCGCGACGGCAAGAGGACCTACATCAACCACAAAGGCAAAGAGTTCACCATCTCCCTGCAGAATACCTGCCTGAAGTGCCACACCAGCAAGGCCGACTTCTGCGACAAGTGTCACCAGGACGCGGGTGTCTCTCCCTATTGCTGGGATTGCCACATTCAGCCGGAGGGTTTGAAATAA
- a CDS encoding 4Fe-4S dicluster domain-containing protein: MKNSRRTFIKLAGIAAAGLAVAPRKVLASEGHAPVKVNATAVHAEHWAMVIDTTKLNTPEAIDKLAAACHHDHNVPHIEGKKEVKWLWHDSYPHTFPEQENPHLAHEVHERAFPLLCNHCENPPCVRVCPTKATFQRPDGIVAMDYHRCIGCRYCMAGCPYGSRSFNWGDPRLGLDLEKLNPEFPTRMRGVVEKCNFCVERLAVGKRPICVEASEGAMYFGDLKDPDSEVRKVLREKFTIRRKPSAGTEPSVYYII; encoded by the coding sequence ATGAAGAACAGCAGAAGAACCTTCATCAAGCTTGCCGGTATCGCTGCCGCCGGTCTGGCCGTGGCCCCCAGAAAGGTCCTGGCCTCCGAGGGGCACGCCCCGGTCAAGGTCAATGCCACGGCCGTTCATGCCGAACACTGGGCCATGGTCATCGACACCACCAAGCTGAACACGCCCGAGGCCATCGACAAGCTGGCCGCGGCCTGCCATCACGACCACAACGTGCCTCACATCGAGGGCAAGAAGGAAGTGAAGTGGCTGTGGCACGATAGCTATCCGCACACCTTCCCCGAGCAGGAAAACCCGCACCTGGCCCATGAGGTCCACGAGCGCGCCTTCCCGCTGCTGTGCAACCACTGTGAGAACCCGCCGTGCGTTCGCGTCTGCCCGACCAAGGCGACCTTCCAGCGCCCGGACGGCATCGTGGCCATGGACTATCACCGCTGCATCGGCTGTCGCTACTGCATGGCCGGCTGCCCCTACGGTTCCCGTTCCTTCAACTGGGGCGATCCCCGGCTTGGTCTCGACCTGGAAAAGCTCAACCCCGAGTTCCCGACCCGCATGCGCGGCGTCGTCGAGAAGTGCAACTTCTGCGTCGAGCGCCTGGCTGTGGGCAAGCGGCCCATCTGCGTGGAGGCCTCCGAAGGGGCTATGTACTTCGGCGACCTGAAGGACCCGGATTCCGAAGTCCGCAAGGTGCTTCGCGAGAAGTTCACCATTCGTCGTAAACCCTCGGCAGGCACTGAGCCCAGTGTTTACTACATCATTTAG
- the nrfD gene encoding NrfD/PsrC family molybdoenzyme membrane anchor subunit → MLELALKGSKRYYGWIAFLLVLIGIGSTALVDQWMNGLKITGMSRDVSWGFYISQFTYLVGLAASGVMIVLPNYFHSYKTNKHMVIFGEFMAIAACIMCLLFIVVDIGQPTRMMNMIFHPTPNSILFWDMIVLNGYLFLNLLVGWTCLQADRQHLPHPKWLKPFIYTSIIWAFSIHTVTAFLYQGLPGRHYWLTAILAARFLASAFCSGPAILLLVMMLTEKFTTFKMAKNAVKTLVKIIAYAMCVNMFFFALEIFTSFYSNMPGHMHPILYLFEHASTGLVTLMWTFIAFAAISITLLVTPRFRNNLKLLPWTLGILIIATWIDKGLGLLIGGFNPTPFETITPYWPTVKELMVSLMVYSVGALVVTVLFKIATSVKEEVGHSQKLPCGCSTEDTCTCAPEEEAAAEA, encoded by the coding sequence ATGCTTGAATTAGCTCTGAAAGGTTCCAAGAGATACTACGGCTGGATTGCGTTCCTCCTGGTTCTCATCGGTATCGGCTCCACGGCCCTGGTCGACCAGTGGATGAACGGCCTGAAGATCACCGGCATGAGCCGCGACGTGTCCTGGGGATTCTACATTTCCCAGTTCACCTACCTCGTCGGTCTGGCCGCTTCAGGCGTCATGATCGTGCTGCCCAACTACTTCCACTCCTACAAGACCAACAAGCACATGGTCATCTTTGGTGAGTTCATGGCCATCGCGGCGTGTATTATGTGTCTGCTGTTCATCGTCGTGGACATCGGGCAGCCCACCCGCATGATGAACATGATCTTCCATCCCACTCCGAACTCCATTCTGTTCTGGGATATGATCGTGCTCAACGGCTATCTGTTCCTCAACCTGCTCGTGGGCTGGACCTGCCTGCAGGCGGACCGGCAGCATCTGCCGCACCCGAAGTGGCTCAAGCCGTTCATCTACACCTCCATCATCTGGGCGTTCTCGATCCACACCGTGACCGCGTTCCTGTACCAGGGCCTGCCCGGCCGCCACTACTGGCTGACCGCCATTCTGGCCGCCCGCTTCCTGGCCTCCGCGTTCTGCTCCGGTCCTGCGATCCTGCTGCTCGTCATGATGCTCACCGAGAAGTTCACCACCTTCAAGATGGCCAAGAACGCCGTGAAGACCCTGGTCAAGATCATCGCTTACGCCATGTGCGTGAACATGTTCTTCTTCGCTCTGGAGATCTTCACCTCGTTCTACTCGAACATGCCGGGTCACATGCACCCGATCCTGTACCTGTTCGAGCACGCCAGCACCGGTCTGGTGACCCTGATGTGGACCTTCATCGCGTTCGCGGCGATCTCCATCACCCTGTTGGTGACCCCGCGTTTCCGCAACAACCTCAAGCTGCTGCCCTGGACCCTGGGCATCCTGATCATCGCGACCTGGATCGACAAGGGCCTTGGCCTGCTCATCGGCGGGTTCAACCCGACCCCGTTCGAGACCATCACGCCGTACTGGCCGACCGTGAAGGAACTCATGGTCTCCCTGATGGTCTACTCCGTCGGCGCGCTGGTGGTGACCGTGCTCTTCAAGATCGCCACCTCCGTCAAGGAAGAAGTGGGTCACTCCCAGAAGCTGCCTTGCGGTTGTTCCACCGAGGACACCTGCACCTGCGCACCTGAAGAAGAAGCCGCTGCCGAGGCTTAA
- a CDS encoding FmdE family protein, protein MDIGQYTFEEFKRKAKEFHGYPAPGLLIGGYMVEAAKARLPEGTLFEAMVESGKCLPDAVQLLTLCSTGNNWMKVKLLGRYAVSLYDKFTGQGFRVAVDQEKLKDWPEIRAWFMKEKPKAEQDTEQLFKEIEEAGDTICSIRPVTVSKKYLGHGHMTTIDVCPVCGEAYPGSDGSICRGCQGEDPYVTMEGVLCADDAPDLKVVPVEQAVGKQAVHDMTGIEPGESKGPITKAGDTFDIGDVCRLQRIGKFNVYDGESVPGDEWVHENEAVKAFAKRMAGPGVTYDSNPEEGKINFFAEYPGMLSIDLDALSRFNLSPDVMLATRHDGSLMPEGKGIAGTRAIPLYISRDKFSRALTALGEGPVLSVLPLKPAKVGVLVTGTEVFQGIIEDKFIPIISSKVINLGCTVHMTDIVPDEREAITNAATAMLEGGCELIITTAGMSVDPDDVTRAALVDAGLHGDLYGVPMLPGTMTLVGKLKKAAIIGVPACALFYKTTAFDVVLPRILAGQELRRKDLARLGEGGFCMNCKSCSFPKCPFGK, encoded by the coding sequence ATGGATATCGGACAGTACACCTTTGAGGAATTCAAACGTAAGGCCAAGGAATTTCACGGCTACCCCGCGCCGGGCCTGCTCATAGGCGGGTACATGGTGGAGGCGGCAAAGGCGAGGTTGCCCGAGGGTACCCTGTTTGAAGCCATGGTCGAGTCCGGCAAATGTCTGCCTGACGCGGTCCAGCTCCTGACCCTGTGTTCCACGGGTAACAACTGGATGAAGGTCAAACTGCTGGGGCGTTACGCCGTATCCCTGTACGACAAATTCACCGGCCAGGGCTTCCGGGTGGCCGTCGACCAGGAGAAGCTCAAGGACTGGCCCGAAATCAGAGCCTGGTTCATGAAGGAAAAGCCCAAGGCCGAGCAGGATACGGAACAGCTTTTCAAGGAAATCGAAGAGGCCGGGGACACCATTTGCTCCATCAGGCCCGTGACCGTGTCCAAGAAATACCTCGGCCACGGCCATATGACCACCATCGACGTCTGCCCTGTTTGCGGCGAGGCGTATCCTGGTTCGGATGGCTCCATCTGTCGAGGTTGTCAGGGCGAAGACCCGTACGTGACCATGGAAGGCGTTCTGTGCGCCGACGATGCCCCGGACCTCAAGGTCGTGCCCGTTGAACAGGCCGTGGGCAAACAGGCGGTCCACGACATGACCGGCATCGAGCCCGGCGAATCCAAGGGCCCCATCACCAAGGCGGGCGACACCTTCGACATCGGCGATGTCTGCCGCTTGCAGCGCATCGGCAAGTTCAACGTCTACGACGGCGAGTCCGTACCCGGCGACGAATGGGTGCACGAGAATGAAGCGGTCAAGGCGTTCGCCAAGCGCATGGCCGGGCCGGGCGTCACCTATGATTCCAACCCGGAAGAGGGCAAGATCAACTTCTTCGCCGAATACCCCGGCATGCTGTCCATCGATCTGGACGCACTTTCGCGGTTCAACCTTTCTCCGGACGTCATGCTGGCCACCCGGCATGACGGTTCGCTCATGCCGGAAGGCAAGGGCATTGCCGGGACCAGGGCCATCCCCCTTTACATCTCCCGCGATAAGTTCAGCCGTGCATTGACGGCTCTGGGTGAGGGGCCGGTCCTGTCCGTGCTGCCGCTCAAACCCGCCAAGGTGGGTGTTCTGGTCACCGGTACCGAGGTCTTCCAGGGCATTATCGAGGACAAGTTCATTCCGATCATTTCGTCCAAGGTTATCAACCTCGGTTGCACCGTGCACATGACCGACATCGTGCCCGACGAGCGCGAGGCCATCACCAATGCGGCCACGGCCATGCTCGAAGGCGGCTGCGAGTTGATCATCACCACAGCGGGTATGTCCGTTGATCCGGACGACGTCACCCGCGCCGCCCTGGTTGACGCGGGCCTGCACGGCGACCTCTACGGCGTGCCAATGCTCCCCGGCACCATGACCCTGGTGGGCAAGCTGAAAAAAGCCGCCATCATCGGTGTCCCGGCCTGCGCCCTGTTCTACAAGACCACGGCGTTCGACGTTGTCCTGCCGCGTATTCTGGCCGGGCAGGAACTGCGCCGCAAAGATCTGGCCCGTTTGGGCGAGGGCGGATTCTGCATGAATTGCAAGTCCTGCTCCTTCCCCAAGTGCCCGTTCGGAAAGTAG
- a CDS encoding DUF2318 domain-containing protein, which produces MKGIKSIIVASLFVLAMAGAAQAFWGFGGSDSVTAENGVVTIPVSEVSDGTAHFYTYDVNGKDVKFLVMKSRDGVIRAAFDACDVCYGEKKGYSQDGDFLVCNNCGQRFHSERINEVKGGCNPSPLNREYDAQNVTIKVADLNAGVGYF; this is translated from the coding sequence ATGAAAGGTATCAAGTCCATAATCGTTGCTTCTTTGTTCGTTCTGGCCATGGCCGGAGCTGCCCAGGCATTTTGGGGGTTCGGGGGGAGCGATTCCGTTACGGCTGAAAACGGGGTGGTGACCATCCCGGTGAGCGAGGTGTCCGATGGCACCGCGCATTTCTATACCTATGACGTGAACGGCAAGGACGTGAAGTTTCTTGTGATGAAGAGCCGGGATGGGGTCATCCGGGCGGCGTTTGACGCCTGCGACGTCTGCTATGGCGAAAAGAAGGGCTATTCACAGGATGGTGACTTCCTGGTTTGCAACAACTGCGGCCAACGGTTTCATTCCGAGCGCATCAACGAGGTCAAGGGCGGCTGCAACCCCTCGCCGCTGAACCGCGAATACGACGCCCAGAACGTGACCATCAAGGTCGCCGATCTGAATGCCGGGGTGGGGTACTTCTAA
- a CDS encoding FtsX-like permease family protein → MNILTIPLRNTRRKWVKTLLLLLVFTLGVTSIVSLNYVSCVVGGSLEKKLSAYGANILIMPKSEKLTVSYGGFALGDMALGVHDLGEAEVADKVAHINLKERIAVVAPKLVSMARAGDTAVGVVGVRFDREKVLKGYWAVDGAFPTTDDGVLAGSKAATSLGLNPGSELTLNGTPVRVAGVLKPTGSDDDSVLFAGMDFAQGHFGKPGRVSFVEVAALCAGCPIEEIVSELRTALPGTDIQALQSIVKQRMYSVDFVKRLILTVSLVILFIACCMVGVTMLASVNERIKEIGLMRSLGFSRGGVFAIFCFEAVLIGMVAGVVGYAGGYALSLKVLALLDMAADGSLSFNPAHMALTGLFIVAVSVLSAFLPAWKAASVEPSEALIAL, encoded by the coding sequence ATGAACATCCTGACCATTCCCTTGCGGAACACCCGCAGGAAATGGGTCAAGACCCTGCTCCTGCTGCTGGTCTTCACCCTTGGGGTGACCTCCATCGTTTCGCTGAACTACGTGTCCTGCGTGGTCGGCGGTTCCCTGGAGAAGAAGCTCTCGGCCTACGGCGCGAACATCCTGATAATGCCCAAAAGCGAGAAGCTGACCGTCAGTTATGGCGGTTTCGCGCTGGGCGACATGGCGCTGGGCGTTCACGATCTGGGCGAGGCCGAAGTGGCGGACAAGGTCGCCCACATCAACCTCAAGGAGCGCATCGCCGTGGTCGCCCCCAAGCTGGTGTCCATGGCCAGGGCCGGGGATACCGCCGTGGGCGTGGTTGGCGTGCGCTTCGACCGCGAAAAGGTCCTCAAGGGATACTGGGCGGTGGACGGCGCATTCCCGACAACGGATGACGGCGTGCTCGCCGGTTCGAAAGCCGCCACCTCGCTGGGCCTTAACCCCGGTTCCGAGCTGACCCTGAACGGCACGCCCGTGCGCGTGGCCGGAGTGCTCAAGCCCACGGGCTCTGACGACGACTCCGTCCTGTTCGCGGGTATGGATTTCGCCCAGGGGCATTTCGGCAAGCCGGGGCGGGTCAGCTTCGTGGAAGTGGCCGCGCTGTGCGCGGGATGCCCCATCGAGGAGATCGTGTCCGAGTTGCGAACGGCCCTGCCAGGTACGGACATCCAGGCCCTGCAGTCCATCGTCAAGCAGCGCATGTACTCCGTGGATTTCGTCAAGCGGCTGATCCTGACCGTCTCGCTGGTCATTCTGTTCATCGCCTGCTGCATGGTCGGCGTGACCATGCTCGCCTCGGTCAATGAACGGATCAAGGAGATCGGGCTCATGCGGTCGCTGGGCTTCAGCCGCGGCGGGGTCTTCGCCATCTTCTGCTTCGAGGCCGTGCTCATCGGCATGGTCGCGGGAGTGGTCGGTTATGCGGGCGGATACGCCCTGAGCCTGAAGGTTCTGGCTCTGCTCGACATGGCCGCCGACGGTTCCCTCTCCTTCAACCCCGCGCACATGGCTCTGACCGGTCTGTTCATCGTGGCCGTGTCGGTTCTGTCCGCGTTTCTTCCCGCCTGGAAGGCCGCGTCCGTGGAACCGTCGGAAGCCCTCATCGCACTCTAG
- a CDS encoding ABC transporter ATP-binding protein yields MFEAKNITKTFHGEGGETAVLNGADLLVEPGRFVSIVGRSGSGKTTFLNILSTLLAPDSGQLLYHGEDITHASRTRLNELRRKDFAVIFQFHHLLPYLTARENVLLPYMQGLGPVTAEVRKRADACLERVGLSGKGGKLPGHLSGGEQQRVAIARALVKESAILFADEPTGNLDKATGEAIMQLLADLKKDGLSIVMVTHDNEYAARADCMVNMAEGRVAA; encoded by the coding sequence ATGTTTGAAGCAAAGAACATCACCAAGACCTTCCATGGCGAGGGTGGCGAAACCGCCGTGCTCAACGGCGCGGATCTGCTGGTAGAACCCGGCCGGTTCGTATCCATCGTCGGCCGCTCCGGATCGGGCAAGACCACCTTCCTGAACATCCTGTCCACTCTGCTTGCTCCGGATTCCGGGCAACTGCTCTACCACGGCGAGGACATCACCCACGCCTCGCGTACGCGGTTGAACGAACTGCGGCGCAAGGACTTCGCGGTAATCTTCCAGTTCCATCACCTGCTCCCATACCTCACGGCCCGCGAGAACGTGCTGCTGCCATACATGCAGGGACTCGGGCCGGTGACGGCCGAGGTGCGTAAACGCGCAGACGCCTGCCTGGAACGAGTGGGGCTTTCCGGCAAGGGGGGCAAGCTGCCCGGTCACCTGTCCGGCGGCGAGCAGCAGCGTGTGGCCATCGCCCGAGCCCTGGTCAAGGAGTCCGCCATCCTGTTTGCGGACGAGCCAACCGGCAATCTGGACAAGGCGACCGGCGAGGCCATCATGCAACTGCTGGCCGATCTGAAAAAGGATGGACTGTCCATCGTCATGGTCACCCATGACAATGAATACGCGGCCAGGGCCGATTGCATGGTCAACATGGCAGAAGGCAGGGTCGCAGCCTAG
- a CDS encoding substrate-binding domain-containing protein has protein sequence MTLTAFAAGSLRKALPAMAEAAGLCLDTQFGPAGLLRRLIEEGARPDLFLSASMAHAEAVARLDDYEEAMPLLENRLCLFGREELLTANDALRAMLDPDSRLGTSTPGADPGGDYAHAVFDRAETVQPGSGAMLRDRAHALVGGDLPNKESGSGSPVVDLFQAGKVDLFLGYRTTAVDVTERCPGLALLDLPPELAVRPLYGAVARNTDEARAALDRLRSAKAMEAAERCGFHPAR, from the coding sequence ATGACCCTGACCGCATTCGCTGCCGGAAGCCTACGCAAGGCGCTGCCGGCCATGGCCGAGGCCGCCGGACTGTGTCTGGACACGCAATTCGGGCCAGCCGGGCTGCTGCGCCGACTCATCGAGGAAGGCGCGCGTCCCGACCTGTTCCTGTCCGCAAGCATGGCCCACGCGGAAGCAGTGGCCCGACTGGACGACTACGAAGAGGCCATGCCCTTGCTTGAGAACCGGCTCTGCCTGTTCGGACGCGAGGAACTTCTGACTGCCAACGATGCCCTTCGGGCCATGCTCGATCCGGACAGCCGGCTGGGCACCTCCACACCGGGCGCGGACCCGGGTGGGGACTATGCGCACGCTGTTTTCGACCGGGCCGAAACGGTTCAGCCTGGCAGCGGGGCCATGCTCCGTGACCGTGCCCACGCCCTCGTGGGTGGCGACCTGCCGAACAAAGAGTCTGGCAGCGGCTCGCCCGTAGTCGATCTCTTTCAGGCCGGAAAGGTGGACCTTTTCCTGGGCTACCGGACCACCGCCGTGGACGTAACCGAACGCTGCCCCGGGCTGGCCCTGCTCGACCTGCCCCCGGAACTTGCCGTGCGTCCGCTCTACGGCGCGGTCGCCCGCAACACCGACGAGGCCCGTGCCGCCCTGGACAGGCTGCGCTCGGCCAAGGCCATGGAGGCCGCCGAACGCTGCGGTTTCCACCCGGCGCGCTGA